A window of Streptomyces broussonetiae genomic DNA:
CAGTAGCGCACGTTGCCCGCCGTACCGGAGCGGTCACGGGAGGACGGCCCGGTCATGACGTCCACCGGGTGCCCGTCCACCTGGTCCCGCCCCCACCAGGCGGCGCCGTTCTGCGGCAGCAGTTCGGCGTTGTCCGGCCGGTCGCTGCCGAGACCGAGCGCGATGGCCAGCGAACTGTCCAGCGAGCTGCCGGAGGACTGCAGCGCACGGCTGTACCAGCCCGAGCTGGGCGGCGACGCGGGTGCGCGGGCCGGGGCGTTCGCCATCGGGTGGACGAACACCGAGGTGGCCGTCCACTCGATCAGCCCGTCGCTGGACGTGTCGCGCCCGGTGCCGTGGACCACGCCGTAACCCAGCTTGCCCCGGTAGTCGACGGACCCGGTGACGACCAGCCCGCCGGCGGTGCCCGGCACAGTGATCGTCACCGCCCGGCCGTGCGCCTCGTAGTTGCGGAACCGCGTGATCGCCAGCCGGTTCGCCTCGTCCGACGTCAGCGCGCGCGGACTGCTGGAGCCGGAGCCGCCGCCAGTGAGGAGGAACGCGGCACCCACTGCGACGGCCGCTGCGCCGATGACTGCAGCCGCCCAGCGGGGCCGCAGCCAGCGGCGCCCGTCAGCCGCACGGCCTGGTGGGGCTTGCTGGATTCTCCCGCTCCGCACGCGGCTCGACGCTGACACTCTTCTGATCCACCCTCTCGATCACCACGCTGCTCGGCCGTCGCGCTGTCGCGGCGGCACTCGGCAGTCCGGTGACAGACGACGCGATGGCCGGTCCTCGTGGACCGGCCCAGACGTGATCTGCCCGACCGCGCCATCCGGGTCGCGGGCGGGCAGATCACTGTTGTTCGGTGCGTTCAGTGTTTCTGGGCGCGGCGCTTCCGACTCATGAACGCGATGAACAGGCCCGCACCCACCAGCAGACCGGCCAGGGCGATCATCTGCGGCAGTCCGGACATACCGGTGTGCGCCAGCGAACCCGTGTCCCCGCCGGCCGGGGCCGGGTTGTTGGCGGGCGGCGCGGGTGACGGCGGCGTAGAAGCCGGCGGTGAGGCCGGTGGCGAACTCGAGGTCGGGGTCGGGGTCGGTGTTGCCTTCGGGATGTAGACCCCGGCATCGATGGTGTGATCGACCCCGCCCGGCTTGTCCGGCGCTGTGACAGGCGCGTAGCCGTTGCACAGCTGTCCGGTGGTCGGCGGCGTCACGTTGGAGTCGTGCGCCCGGTTGGCACCGGCTCGCGGGAGTGTGAACCGCAGCTCGCTTGCCGGGGGTTGGCTGGGCACCTTGCCGGTCTCCGCGGTACACACGTCGAACTGCACCGTGTATTTCGCACCCGGCGTGAGCTGGTACGCGGCGCCGACCCCACCGAAGTAGTACTCGCCGGCGGCGTCGGTTTTGGTCGTGGCGACCTGCTTGCCGCCCGCGTCCAGCAGGTTGATCGTCGCCCCGGGCAGCAGCGGTTCCGCCGGGTCCTGGATCCCGTTGTGGTCGCCGTCGAACCACACGAGGTTGCCGATCTGGATCGGCGCGTTCTCCGCCGCGTACGCGATGTCGCCGAGCCCGCCGGCCTTGCCGAACCCGTTCTGTTCCTGGCCGACGAATTGGTACGCGTTGGCGTTCGGAGCGTTGCCCGGGCCCTGACCGGTCGTGATGTCGTAGTAACCGGTCCCGCTGGTCTCGATATTGGTGGTCGGGTCGAACTCCGTGCTGACAACCCACTGCTGCTGAGGAATGTAGGCCACCGCCCCCAGTGCGGTCTCCTGGTGCCCGCCGACAAAGAAGTCGCCCGGGAAGTACTCGACGACACCGGCGTCCTCGCCGTGATCGTTGGCGGGGGTGGCGTGGTTGGGGCAGTTTCCGGTGCCTTCCCACGCGTATCCACCGGCGGGATCGGCGCAGGCCATGTTGATGTCACCGCCGGACATGCCGAGTTCCGGCGTGTTGTTCCCCGGGCGGGGATCCAGCCCCTTGGCGCTGAGCACGTCCATGAACCGGTCGCGGAAACCCAGGACCATCGAACCGTCGCGGCCGAACGCGAGGGAGGCCAGCTCCGGCTGCGGATCGATGAAGGCGCCGCCCGCCTTCCGCTCGTCCCACGTGGCCAGGCTGGTGTTCCACGGGTTCCAGTGGGTGGCCTGGTCGATGTCGCCGGCCCCGGTGAAGACGGTGCCGCGCTTGTAGGAGAGCGCGTGGGTCAGCACCGTGGTGAACTTCTTGCCGTCGTAGGCGTACACGACAGCCTTCAGGTCGGCGCGCTGCTGCGTGCTCTCCGCGTCGCACACACCGCCGACGTAAAGCTTGTTGTCGTGGACGGAGAGACCGAACGGCCGCCAGTCGCCGGGCGTCGCGCACCCCGGGTCCGGGATCGGCACCGTCGCCTCGGGCACCGCGGCGGTGGTTCCCGTCGCGTCGAAGCTCACCAGGCTGCGGGTCAGCAGGTTCACCGCGTACAGCGTGGAGCCGTCCTCCGACAGAGCCAGACCGCCGATGCTCTCCTCGCCCGGTGCGTCGATGAACCCGGGATCCTTCACCATGTCGGCGGTGTCGTGCGGCGTGAGCGCAGCGGCCGGCACTCGCGCGAACAGCTTCGGGGCACCCCCGCCGCTGACCGGCACCGTGTAGATCGCGCCGGCGCCCTCCGGCCCGTACGGGGCGTACCGGCGGGCGAACGCGCTCTGGAACAGCCGGCTGCGGTACTTGTCGTAGGCCAGCCCGAACGTCGTGCCCACCTGGGCCTGCGTGGCCAGCGTGGCCGGGCACGACACGGCGGTAGGACACGTGCCGCGGGTCTTCGTCCCGAACGCCACCAGGGCCCGGGTGTCGGTTCCGGTGGCGCCGTTCTGGACCGGCACGAAATAGCGCGAGTCCGGCAGCGCGTAGTCGGCCGGGTTCCACACCCCCGTCACCACCGAGGCGTCCTTGCCGCCCGACACGTCCACGAACGACGTGAAACTGTCGAAGTGGTTCGCCGCCGTCGACGCGGGCGCCGCCCGCAGATAGCCGCTGTACGGTGCCGGGACACTGACGTCCACGCGGTACTGGCCGCCGCTCAGCACGGTCGACGCCGACACCACGACCTTTCCGGTGGCGTCCGTGACGCCGGTGACAGCGTGCCCGGCAGGGTCGGAGATCTCCACCTTCATGCCCCGCTGCGGCACGTCCATCGTCGCGTTGATCACGCCGGTGCCGAAGAAGTCACGCAGCACCTCGACCGTCAGCGTGCCGTCGGCGGTCGAAGCGGCGGCCGTTCCAGCCATTCCGGCCGTCGCCCCCACGGCGCCGCCTGCCAACAAGAGAACGGATAACCCTATGCGCGCCAGCGGCCCCCCAAGCCTCGGGGCCGACTGGCGCGAGTCTCTGCCGACTCGGTTCATGGCATCACACTCCACACTTCACTTGTCATGAAAACGAAGCACCCGCTTCTCGCTGCACGTCCCGTTCGTGGCCCCAGGCGCGGACGCCTGTCGCGAACGCCACGGACAAGAAAAAGGGTCCACTGCCGTTGCGTGGACCGCTTTGTGGTGATCGCCTGAGGATATTGTGGGCGAACTGTAAAAGCCGGAGGCCAGGAAAGGCGAACGCGCGTTCAGAACCTCGGACAGGACCGCCCTGGGCTGTATATTTTCGCAGCTCAATCACGGTATCCCCGCCCCCACCGCCGACCTCACCGACCGCCATCGCGAGCAGCGCGCAATATTCTATGCGCGGGAGTCCAGCCGTCACCAGCAGAACCCCTGACATCAACCGGGATCCTTTAACAATCCCGGCGCGCCCAGAGAATGGCGACCGGAAGAGCATGCGACAACGACGTGATGGCCGGATCGGGTCCGTTCAGTGTGTGACGCCTGGATGATACGTCTGGGACATGTCGGCTGCCCTATGCCGACGGCCGCCCGGTCGGGCTCGTGGTGCTCCTGTCGGGCGGCCGTCACACCATGACGGTCAGCTGTCGGAACGGAATGCTCCGTGGACTCGCAGGTCGCCCTGGATCGACACCTGGTCGCCGTCGACGTGCGTCCTCGGTGCGGACCGACAGGAGCCGGTTGGCGTTCACCTTCCCCAGGAACAGCGACTCCCCGTGGACGACCAGCTTGAACTGCTCGTGGTCGGTCGTCAGCTTGTCCCTGACCGTCAGGTCGCCCGCGATGACCGCGCCCTGGACCTCCAGGTTCCGCATGGGCCGGAGATCGCCGTTGACGGTGAGGTCGCCGCCGACGGCGGCGTTCTGGGCAGCGTTCAGATCGCCCTCGACGGTGAGACGTTCCTTCACCCGAGCCCGACGGGTGACCAGGTCGTTCAGGTCCGCCTCGCCGGCTGCGACGGTTCCCCACTGGCGGTTTCCGGCGCCTTGGAACACGTTCACCCCGGCGGGCGGGAACTCGATCCAGCCGGTGCTGCTGTCGCGGCCTTGAACCCACTTGGTGTTGATGCCGTTCAGGTCCGCCCTGTCAGCGTCGACGGTTCCCCACTCCCGCTTTCCGTCCTTGTGCACATGCACTCCGGACTGCGGGAATTCGAGCCACCCCTTGCCGGCGTCAAGCTCCCCCACCCACGTGGTATTCACGCCGTTCGCGCTGACCTTCTCAGCCGTGACGGTCCCCAAGTCGCCACCCTCGCCATGGCCTACCTTGATTCCGTCGGGCGGGAACTGGATCCACCCGGCACCGTTGTCGCGGCCCCGTACCGACGTGGTGCTCACGACGTCCAGCTCGCCCTTGGCAGCCGAGACGATCCCCGGCGCGCCGGATGCGCCGCGAATCTCCGCTCCCTGCGCGGAGAAGACGATCCGCCCCTTGTCCGTCGTGCCCTCGGCCCACGGGGTGTGTACGCCGTTGGTGGCGGTGACGCTGTCGAACTCGGGGCTGCGCAGCTGGACGGTGGTGGTGAGGAAATACCCCGGCTGTTGTCCCGTTTCGGGTTTGGCTATCAGGGTGTAGGTGGCGTCTCGCTTCGGTGCCTGGTCCGGCTGAGGTGACCACTGCCAGCCGGATGCCGACCGCAACTCGGCGAGCTCTACGCCGCCGTCCGGCCTCTGGATCTCGTACTTCAGTATGTCGGGGCCGTCCCACAGCAGGACGACGTTCTCGCCCGAGTCCACCAGCGCCACCTTCGGGCGGAAGTTGCGCGGCACCTTGGGCGCCTGCTTCAGCAGGCTCAGAGTGACGGAGTGCTCCTGCACCTCCTCAGCCCTCCCCGAGGTCTCCGTCACCTTCAGCAGGACCAGCCCCGCCTTGCTGGAGACAGGAAAGCCGTCCAGCAGCAGGACCATGGAATCGCCCGGAGTGAACAGCCCGCCGTTCCGGCCGGCGGACACCGTGAGGACACCGTCCCAGTGCGACGTCGGCTCGTCCCTGAACCTCACCGAATACCCTCGCTGGATCCGCGCGTCGATCGTCTTCGGATCGGGCGTGAGATCGGCTTCCTCTTCCCCGCAGGGCACTTCCACCTCGATGGAGTACCAGGGCGCCCAGTCCCTGGTCGGATTGGAGATGACGATGTACACCGCCCCCACGGGCGCAGTCCCCGCCGTTCCACAGCGTTGTCCCGCCGGACAACCCAAGAGCCCCGATTTGCCATAATCGGCGCGAACCAGATCTGCCCTGGCCGAAAGAGGCAAGCGCACAGTTACGCATGATTCGGGGGCGAACGTGGTAGTACTCAGTGTTGCCGAGAACGGAGCTGTGACCTCCTGTTGCAGTGGGGTAAGTTACCGCTCCTTCGGGGTGGGCGCGTTCACAGGCAGAGTCGTTCGAACTGGGGCACCAGATGAGCCACCCCTGTGTGGACCGGCCTGACGGCCACCTGCGCTTTGCCTGCCGGAACACGGGCTCCGTGCGTGCGCGATGCGTGAGCGGACGGTCCGGCACGAGGTGTCACGAGCGGGATGGCGTACGCCGCCGCAGGGCGCTGATCAGGCAAAACAGCACCCCGTGGCAGCGTCGAGCACCCCCCGGCAAGGATCCAATCCCACTCCTAAAGCGGGGGTCTCAGGTTCGATCAGCCGAGATAGGGCCGCTCACGGTGCTCCAGGAAGTGACGGATCCGGAGCCGCTGCGTGTGGTGCATCGGCAGTTGATCAATCTCCGCCGGATGGACGAACCGCAGCTCCGTGGACTCGTCCGAGATCGCCAGTCGGTCGCCGACCACACGCGCGGTGAAGCAGACGTTGAACTGTCTGCGCACCTCACCGTCCGAGTAGACAATGACGTGGCGAGGATCGGTGTACGTGCCCACGAGCCCCGTGATCTCTACGTCCAGACCCGTTTCCTCCTTCACCTCCCGGATGGCCGTTCCCGGGAGTGAGTCGGTCATCTCCATGCCGCCACCAGGGAGCGCCCAAAGGTCGTTGTCCCGCCGGCGCTGAAGGAGTACGCGCCCTTCCTCATCGGTAACCACGGCGGACGCGGCGACCACCAAGCTGTTCGGCTCAGGTGCCGCCGGGTCGTCGTAGTACTCGATCCGTGCCATGGTCAGTCTTCTCCTATCGGCGTCGCGGTCTCCCACACCGCATCAAAGCTGCTGGCGTAGGTGTCGAACATGCCGCCCTCTCCGTTGCGCCGAAGATGCCACACGGGAGCACCGTAGGCGTTCACGCCCCAGACATGGGCATTGACCAGCGCCTGGTCATCCGCACGATAGATCGAGTTGTAGAGCGTGGTGGCATGGGTCCGCACCTCGATGCCGGGTACCTCGGCCAAGGGGCGATAGTGCATGAGGGCGAGTCGGCAGCGGGACTCGATCCCATGGCCGAACCTCTCTTCGCTACCGCGATGTTGGACGTTCGTGCTGTCCGGGTCGCCGATCGCGGTACGGACAGCACACCCATCGGCAGCTCGCTCTCGCAACAAGTCGTTGAGCGGGCCTTGTCCCAAGGCCGGGAAGTTAGCGTTTTCGCAGGTCCTGCAAGCGCGTTGAGGGTTCGAGGCGAAAGCACAACGGAGCTCGTTGGTACAGGCAGTCGACCAAGACAGCTTGTACGTGAGGAGCTCCGTTGCGGGTTCATTTTGCCCTGCCGTCCGCGCTGGCGGCCATCACCCGTACGGTGCCCGTGGCTGCGGGCCGGTTCGCGCCGGGGCATCTGGGAGAGCTGACCGTCGTGGTGCCGTTCGAGCTGGTGGACGCGGTGCTGGCGGAGACGCGGACCGTGCAGCGGCGGTTGCGTGACCTGCCTTCGAGGGTCGGGATGTACTTCCTGCTCGCGATGTGCCTGTTCCCCGAGATCGGCTACCGGCTGGTGTGGGACAAGCTCACCGCAGGTCTGGCCGGGATTCCGGTGGCCTCGCCGAGCGCGAAGTCCCTGCGGGACCTGCGCCGCCGGCTGGGAGCCGCGCCGGTGCGGGCGCTGTTCGAGGTGCTCGCAGGTCCCCTGGCCCGCCCGACGACTCCCGGGGTGCGTTTCGGCGCCTACCGGACCGTGTCCTTCGACGGCTGCAGCTCTCTGCGGGTGCCCGATTCGCCCCGCAACCGGGCCTGGCTCGGGCGGACGGCTCATCACGGCTATCCCACAGTCGAGTTGATGACGCTGGTCGAGACCGGGACGAGAGCGTTGATCGGGGCGGTGTTCGGCACCACCGACGAGGGCGAGACCGCCTACGCCCGCCGGCTCCTGCACCTGCTCGGGCCGGACATGCTCGTGCTGTGGGACAAGGGCTTCGACCCCAACGACTTCCTCGCCCAGGTGGGCGCGACCGGCGCAAAGGTACTGGGAAGGCTCCGCAGCAACCGACGGACCCCGGTCCTGGCCCGTCTCGACGACGGCTCGTACCTGTCGGTGATCGGCACCGTGGGCGTCCGGATCGTCGACGCCGAGATCACGGTGACATGCAACGACGGCACCGTCTTCACCGGCACCTACCGGCTGGTCACCACCTTGACCGACGCCCGCCGACACCCCGCGGCGGCGCTGATCAACCTCTACCACGAGCGCTGGGGTGCGACACGAAGTCGCACGAGTTTGAGTGAATTACCTGAAGGAGGACGGCCGTTGCTGTCGACAGGATAGTTCCGGGCCAGTGCTCAAGGCCCGTCCCCACTCTGGCATGCGTCGCTGGTAACGGCGGGGTGTGAAGCCCAGAGGAGAAGCCCAAGGGCCCCCGTGCCATCCGGGGACTACAGGCGAGGGGAAGACCGGACGGGTGAACGCAAGTGAACCCCTGATGATGCTTCGTGATCGTGGGCCCCGCCGATGGACTGCTCCAGCGGGGTGCAGGACTGGCCGCTGAGAAGTGGCAGGCGCTGGCTGAAGCCCCAACGTCAGCCGGGAGAGCATCGCCGTCCCGGAGTTTAGGGGG
This region includes:
- a CDS encoding SdrD B-like domain-containing protein; translated protein: MAGTAAASTADGTLTVEVLRDFFGTGVINATMDVPQRGMKVEISDPAGHAVTGVTDATGKVVVSASTVLSGGQYRVDVSVPAPYSGYLRAAPASTAANHFDSFTSFVDVSGGKDASVVTGVWNPADYALPDSRYFVPVQNGATGTDTRALVAFGTKTRGTCPTAVSCPATLATQAQVGTTFGLAYDKYRSRLFQSAFARRYAPYGPEGAGAIYTVPVSGGGAPKLFARVPAAALTPHDTADMVKDPGFIDAPGEESIGGLALSEDGSTLYAVNLLTRSLVSFDATGTTAAVPEATVPIPDPGCATPGDWRPFGLSVHDNKLYVGGVCDAESTQQRADLKAVVYAYDGKKFTTVLTHALSYKRGTVFTGAGDIDQATHWNPWNTSLATWDERKAGGAFIDPQPELASLAFGRDGSMVLGFRDRFMDVLSAKGLDPRPGNNTPELGMSGGDINMACADPAGGYAWEGTGNCPNHATPANDHGEDAGVVEYFPGDFFVGGHQETALGAVAYIPQQQWVVSTEFDPTTNIETSGTGYYDITTGQGPGNAPNANAYQFVGQEQNGFGKAGGLGDIAYAAENAPIQIGNLVWFDGDHNGIQDPAEPLLPGATINLLDAGGKQVATTKTDAAGEYYFGGVGAAYQLTPGAKYTVQFDVCTAETGKVPSQPPASELRFTLPRAGANRAHDSNVTPPTTGQLCNGYAPVTAPDKPGGVDHTIDAGVYIPKATPTPTPTSSSPPASPPASTPPSPAPPANNPAPAGGDTGSLAHTGMSGLPQMIALAGLLVGAGLFIAFMSRKRRAQKH
- a CDS encoding NUDIX domain-containing protein, which codes for MARIEYYDDPAAPEPNSLVVAASAVVTDEEGRVLLQRRRDNDLWALPGGGMEMTDSLPGTAIREVKEETGLDVEITGLVGTYTDPRHVIVYSDGEVRRQFNVCFTARVVGDRLAISDESTELRFVHPAEIDQLPMHHTQRLRIRHFLEHRERPYLG
- a CDS encoding transposase domain-containing protein, with amino-acid sequence MRVHFALPSALAAITRTVPVAAGRFAPGHLGELTVVVPFELVDAVLAETRTVQRRLRDLPSRVGMYFLLAMCLFPEIGYRLVWDKLTAGLAGIPVASPSAKSLRDLRRRLGAAPVRALFEVLAGPLARPTTPGVRFGAYRTVSFDGCSSLRVPDSPRNRAWLGRTAHHGYPTVELMTLVETGTRALIGAVFGTTDEGETAYARRLLHLLGPDMLVLWDKGFDPNDFLAQVGATGAKVLGRLRSNRRTPVLARLDDGSYLSVIGTVGVRIVDAEITVTCNDGTVFTGTYRLVTTLTDARRHPAAALINLYHERWGATRSRTSLSELPEGGRPLLSTG